The Caloenas nicobarica isolate bCalNic1 chromosome Z, bCalNic1.hap1, whole genome shotgun sequence genome has a segment encoding these proteins:
- the NCBP1 gene encoding nuclear cap-binding protein subunit 1 isoform X2 — protein sequence MSRRRHSDDSDGQPHKRRRTSEPSEIEERLESLICRVGEKSNSSLESNLEGLAGVLEADLPNYKSKILRILCTVARLLPEKLTVYTTLVGLLNARNYNFGGEFVEAMIRQLKECLKVNMYNEAVHLVRFLSDLVNCHVIAAPSMVAMFENFVSVTQEEDVPQVRCDWYMFAFLSSLPWVGKELYEKKDAEMDRLLSQTESYLKRRQKIHVPMLQVWTADKPHPQEEYLDCLWSQIQKLKKDRWQERHILRPYLAFDSILCEALQHNLPPFTPPPHTEDSVYPMPRVIFRMFDYTDDPEGPVMPGSHSVERFVIEENLHCIIKSHWKERKTCAAQLLSYPGNNKIPLNYHIVEVIFAELFQLPSPPHIEVMYTTLLIELCKLQPGSLPQVLAQATEMLYMRLDTMNTTCVDRFINWFSHHLSNFQFRWSWEDWSDCLTQDLEKPKPKFVREVLEKCMRLSYHQRIIDIVPASFSVLSPANPVCIYKYGDESNRSLPGYTVALCLTIAIKNKASNDEIFNILKDVPNPNQDDDDDEGFTFNPLKIEVFVQTLLHLAAKSFSHSFSALAKFHEVFKTLAESDEGKLHVLRVVYEVWKNHPQMIAVLVDKMIRTQIVDCAAVANWIFSSELAHDFTRFYIWEILHSTIRKMNKHVLKIHKELEETKARLARQHKRRDSDDDDDDDDRSSDREDGPLEEQIERLQEKVESAQSEQKNLFLVIFQRFIMLLTEHLVRCETGGIDVFTPWYKSCIERLQQIFLQVQWCTSGMVGKLIGSVGERTRRVVIPAAN from the exons ATGTCGCGGCGGCGACACAGCGACGACAGCGATG GGCAGCCCCACAAGAGGCGGAGGACGTCCGAGCCGTCGGAGATCGAGGAGAGGCTGGAGTCGCTGATCTGCAGGGTGGGAGAGAAG agTAATTCATCTTTGGAGAGCAACTTGGAGGGCCTAGCTGGTGTTTTGGAAGCTGATCTGCCCAATTACAAAAGCAAGATACTAAGAATACTATGTACTGT TGCGCGTCTGTTACCAGAAAAGCTTACTGTTTACACGACACTAGTTGGGTTGCTGAATGCCAGGAACTACAATTTTGGTGGGGAATTTGTAGAAGCCATGATTCGTCAGCTTAAAGAATGTCTGAAAGTTAACATGTATAACGAAGCTGTGCATTTA gTTCGTTTTCTGTCTGATCTTGTGAATTGTCACGTAATAGCTGCACCTTCAATGGTAGCTATGTTTGAGAACTTTGTGAGTGTGACACAGGAGGAGGACGTACCTCAA GTACGCTGTGACTGGTACATGTTTGCATTTCTGTCATCTTTGCCTTGGGTTGGAAAGGAGTTATATGAGAAAAAGGATGCTGAAATGGATCGTCTCTTGTCTCAGACAGAAAGCTATTTGAA ACGCCGCCAGAAGATTCATGTACCCATGCTACAAGTTTGGACTGCTGATAAACCACATCCACAAGAAGAG TATTTAGACTGCCTTTGGTCTCAGattcagaagctgaaaaaagaCCGTTGGCAAGAGCGACACATTCTGAGGCCCTACTTGGCTTTTGACAGCATTCTTTGTGAAGCGCTGCAACACAATCTGCCTCCGTTCACTCCTCCACCTCACACGGAAGATTCAGTTTACCCAATGCCAAGGGTTATTTTTAGGATGTTTGACTACACAGATGACCCCGAG GGCCCTGTCATGCCTGGAAGCCACTCTGTTGAACGATTTGTGATAGAAGAGAACCTTCACTGCATCATCAAATCCCactggaaagagagaaagacttg TGCTGCACAACTCTTGAGCTATCCAGGAAATAACAAGATCCCCTTGAACTACCATATAGTAGAG GTAATATTTGCAGAATTGTTTCAGCTTCCATCTCCACCACACATTGAAGTCATGTATACAACGCTCCTGATTGAACTGTGCAAACTTCAGCCTGGCTCTTTACCACAAGTT CTTGCGCAAGCCACAGAAATGCTCTACATGCGTTTGGATACAATGAATACAACATGTGTGGACAG atttATTAACTGGTTTTCCCACCACCTGAGCAACTTTCAGTTCCGTTGGAGCTGGGAAGATTG GTCAGATTGTCTTACTCAGGACCTTGAAAAGCCCAAACCCAAATTTGTGAGAGAGGTTTTGGAAAAGTGCATGCG ACTCTCCTACCATCAGCGAATAATAGACATTGTTCCTGCAAGTTTTTCTGTCCTCAGTCCTGCTAATCCAGTGTGCATTTACAAATATGGAGATGAAAGTAATA gGTCTCTTCCTGGATATACGGTCGCACTCTGTTTAACAATCGCAATTAAAAACAAGGCCAGTAATGATGAGAtcttcaacattttaaaagatgtgcCTAATCCAAACCAGGACGATGATGACG ATGAAGGATTTACCTTCAACCCGCTGAAAATAGAAGTCTTTGTTCAGACTCTGCTCCATCTAGCTGCAAAGTCTTTCAGCCACTCCTTCAGTGCCCTGGCAAA GTTTCATGAAGTCTTCAAAACGCTTGCTGAAAGCGATGAGGGGAAACTCCATGTTCTGAGGGTTGTATATGAGGTTTGGAAGAATCATCCACAG ATGATTGCCGTGCTTGTGGACAAGATGATTCGGACACAAATTGTTGACTGTGCTGCGGTAGCAAACTGGATCTTCTCTTCAGAGCTTGCACATGATTTTACTAG GTTTTATATCTGGGAGATCTTACATTCCACAATTCGTAAGATGAATAAGCATGTTCTGAAGATTCACAAAGAACTGGAGGAGACTAAGGCAAGATTGGCCAGGCAGCACAAAAGA CGAGacagtgatgatgatgatgatgatgatgaccgCAGCAGCGATCGGGAAGATGGACCACTGGAAGAGCAGATAGAGCGCTTGCAGGAAAAAGTAGAGTCAGCCCAGAGTGAGCAAAAGAATCTCTTCCTCGTTATATTCCAG
- the NCBP1 gene encoding nuclear cap-binding protein subunit 1 isoform X1: protein MSRRRHSDDSDGQPHKRRRTSEPSEIEERLESLICRVGEKSNSSLESNLEGLAGVLEADLPNYKSKILRILCTVARLLPEKLTVYTTLVGLLNARNYNFGGEFVEAMIRQLKECLKVNMYNEAVHLVRFLSDLVNCHVIAAPSMVAMFENFVSVTQEEDVPQVRCDWYMFAFLSSLPWVGKELYEKKDAEMDRLLSQTESYLKRRQKIHVPMLQVWTADKPHPQEEYLDCLWSQIQKLKKDRWQERHILRPYLAFDSILCEALQHNLPPFTPPPHTEDSVYPMPRVIFRMFDYTDDPEGPVMPGSHSVERFVIEENLHCIIKSHWKERKTCAAQLLSYPGNNKIPLNYHIVEVIFAELFQLPSPPHIEVMYTTLLIELCKLQPGSLPQVLAQATEMLYMRLDTMNTTCVDRFINWFSHHLSNFQFRWSWEDWSDCLTQDLEKPKPKFVREVLEKCMRLSYHQRIIDIVPASFSVLSPANPVCIYKYGDESNRSLPGYTVALCLTIAIKNKASNDEIFNILKDVPNPNQDDDDDEGFTFNPLKIEVFVQTLLHLAAKSFSHSFSALAKFHEVFKTLAESDEGKLHVLRVVYEVWKNHPQMIAVLVDKMIRTQIVDCAAVANWIFSSELAHDFTRFYIWEILHSTIRKMNKHVLKIHKELEETKARLARQHKRRDSDDDDDDDDRSSDREDGPLEEQIERLQEKVESAQSEQKNLFLVIFQRFIMLLTEHLVRCETGGIDVFTPWYKSCIERLQQIFLQHHQIIQQYMVTLENLLFTAELDHHILAVFQQFCALQA, encoded by the exons ATGTCGCGGCGGCGACACAGCGACGACAGCGATG GGCAGCCCCACAAGAGGCGGAGGACGTCCGAGCCGTCGGAGATCGAGGAGAGGCTGGAGTCGCTGATCTGCAGGGTGGGAGAGAAG agTAATTCATCTTTGGAGAGCAACTTGGAGGGCCTAGCTGGTGTTTTGGAAGCTGATCTGCCCAATTACAAAAGCAAGATACTAAGAATACTATGTACTGT TGCGCGTCTGTTACCAGAAAAGCTTACTGTTTACACGACACTAGTTGGGTTGCTGAATGCCAGGAACTACAATTTTGGTGGGGAATTTGTAGAAGCCATGATTCGTCAGCTTAAAGAATGTCTGAAAGTTAACATGTATAACGAAGCTGTGCATTTA gTTCGTTTTCTGTCTGATCTTGTGAATTGTCACGTAATAGCTGCACCTTCAATGGTAGCTATGTTTGAGAACTTTGTGAGTGTGACACAGGAGGAGGACGTACCTCAA GTACGCTGTGACTGGTACATGTTTGCATTTCTGTCATCTTTGCCTTGGGTTGGAAAGGAGTTATATGAGAAAAAGGATGCTGAAATGGATCGTCTCTTGTCTCAGACAGAAAGCTATTTGAA ACGCCGCCAGAAGATTCATGTACCCATGCTACAAGTTTGGACTGCTGATAAACCACATCCACAAGAAGAG TATTTAGACTGCCTTTGGTCTCAGattcagaagctgaaaaaagaCCGTTGGCAAGAGCGACACATTCTGAGGCCCTACTTGGCTTTTGACAGCATTCTTTGTGAAGCGCTGCAACACAATCTGCCTCCGTTCACTCCTCCACCTCACACGGAAGATTCAGTTTACCCAATGCCAAGGGTTATTTTTAGGATGTTTGACTACACAGATGACCCCGAG GGCCCTGTCATGCCTGGAAGCCACTCTGTTGAACGATTTGTGATAGAAGAGAACCTTCACTGCATCATCAAATCCCactggaaagagagaaagacttg TGCTGCACAACTCTTGAGCTATCCAGGAAATAACAAGATCCCCTTGAACTACCATATAGTAGAG GTAATATTTGCAGAATTGTTTCAGCTTCCATCTCCACCACACATTGAAGTCATGTATACAACGCTCCTGATTGAACTGTGCAAACTTCAGCCTGGCTCTTTACCACAAGTT CTTGCGCAAGCCACAGAAATGCTCTACATGCGTTTGGATACAATGAATACAACATGTGTGGACAG atttATTAACTGGTTTTCCCACCACCTGAGCAACTTTCAGTTCCGTTGGAGCTGGGAAGATTG GTCAGATTGTCTTACTCAGGACCTTGAAAAGCCCAAACCCAAATTTGTGAGAGAGGTTTTGGAAAAGTGCATGCG ACTCTCCTACCATCAGCGAATAATAGACATTGTTCCTGCAAGTTTTTCTGTCCTCAGTCCTGCTAATCCAGTGTGCATTTACAAATATGGAGATGAAAGTAATA gGTCTCTTCCTGGATATACGGTCGCACTCTGTTTAACAATCGCAATTAAAAACAAGGCCAGTAATGATGAGAtcttcaacattttaaaagatgtgcCTAATCCAAACCAGGACGATGATGACG ATGAAGGATTTACCTTCAACCCGCTGAAAATAGAAGTCTTTGTTCAGACTCTGCTCCATCTAGCTGCAAAGTCTTTCAGCCACTCCTTCAGTGCCCTGGCAAA GTTTCATGAAGTCTTCAAAACGCTTGCTGAAAGCGATGAGGGGAAACTCCATGTTCTGAGGGTTGTATATGAGGTTTGGAAGAATCATCCACAG ATGATTGCCGTGCTTGTGGACAAGATGATTCGGACACAAATTGTTGACTGTGCTGCGGTAGCAAACTGGATCTTCTCTTCAGAGCTTGCACATGATTTTACTAG GTTTTATATCTGGGAGATCTTACATTCCACAATTCGTAAGATGAATAAGCATGTTCTGAAGATTCACAAAGAACTGGAGGAGACTAAGGCAAGATTGGCCAGGCAGCACAAAAGA CGAGacagtgatgatgatgatgatgatgatgaccgCAGCAGCGATCGGGAAGATGGACCACTGGAAGAGCAGATAGAGCGCTTGCAGGAAAAAGTAGAGTCAGCCCAGAGTGAGCAAAAGAATCTCTTCCTCGTTATATTCCAG
- the TSTD2 gene encoding thiosulfate sulfurtransferase/rhodanese-like domain-containing protein 2: protein MVPDEAPPPGPGSPRGSAAAEGAAGRKQRAFARRKAFSLFVQAREVPGAARGAAVRWRCCRLAFEELSGIHRHVALQHGGDIGRQAEQAAAERSPAGGPGAAGSADGPDGRSRGGAEVSCALPDTSRVSHGDLTSKVGEVLLYYCYCEVKDPEKLCAWQKALCQHLHLTGKVRVASEGINGTVGGSKVATNLYIEVMLSQPLFKDILCREDFKSSAGGAHCFPDLRVGVFKEIVPMGIDPKIVSYKETGIHLSPQEFHREVEQYLAQASQGQSDTILLDCRNFYESKIGHFQGCLAPDIRKFSYFPSYIDENLELFRDKRILMYCTGGIRCERGSAYLRSKAVCREVYQLKGGIHKYLEEFPDGFYRGKLFVFDDRYAICSNEDIISACRYCGTLWDQYKLCSSQHCRQLVLTCPSCHNKGLTACCPVCQEKELKVTSRASGQTLKEECECTRRRPRVPIEHVSQRVLDTGKD, encoded by the exons ATGGTGCCGGACGaggcgccgccgcccgggccgggGTCGCCGCGGGGCAGCGCTGCGGCCGAGGGCGCCGCCGGCAGGAAGCAGCGCGCCTTCGCCCGGAGGAAG GCCTTCTCGCTGTTCGTGCAAGCCCGGGAGGTGCCGggcgctgcccgcggggcgGCCGTGCGGTGGCGGTGCTGCCGGCTGGCGTTCGAGGAGCTCTCCGGCATCCACCGGCATGTGGCCCTGCAGCACGGCGGGGACATCGGGCGGCAGGCGGAGCAGGCGGCCGCGGAACGGAGCCCCGCGGGCGGCCCGGGTGCCGCGGGCTCGGCGGACGGGCCCGACGGGCGCTCCCGCGGCGGCGCCGAGGTGTCCTGCGCGCTCCCGGACACGAGCCGCGTCAGCCACGGTGACCTGACCAG CAAGGTGGGAGAAGTACTTCTGTATTACTGCTACTGTGAGGTGAAGGATCCAGAGAAACTCTGTGCTTGGCAAAAGGCGCTGTGCCAGCATCTGCATCTCACTGGCAAG GTACGAGTTGCTTCAGAAGGGATTAATGGGACAGTTGGTGGAAGCAAAGTAGCTACCAATCTCTACATTGAAGTTATGCTTTCCCAGCCTCTGTTCAAAGACATTTTGTGTCGAGAGGATTTCaag AGCAGTGCAGGAGGAGCTCACTGTTTCCCAGATCTTCGAGTTGGAGTATTCAAAGAAATTGTACCTATGGGCATTGATCCAAAGATAGTGTCTTATAAAGAAACTG GAATCCATTTATCCCCTCAGGAATTTCATAGAGAAGTAGAACAGTATTTGGCTCAGGCAAGTCAAGGACAAAGTGATACCATCTTGCTGGACTGTAGGAACTTCTATGAAAGTAAAATA GGACATTTCCAGGGATGTCTGGCTCCAGATATCAGGAAGTTCAGCTATTTTCCCAGCTACATAGATGAAAACCTGGAGCTTTTTAGAGACAAGCGCATCCTGATGTACTGCACAGGAGGGATCCGTTGTGAAAGAGGCTCTGCTTATCTACGGAGCAAG GCAGTGTGCAGAGAGGTTTACCAACTAAAAGGTGGAATTCACAAGTACCTGGAAGAGTTTCCAGATGGATTCTACAGGGGGAAGCTGTTTGTGTTTGATGATCGTTACGCCATTTGTTCCAATGAGGATATCATCTCAG ctTGCAGATACTGTGGCACACTGTGGGACCAGTATAAACTTTGTTCCAGCCAGCACTGCCGGCAGCTTGTCCTGACATGTCCAAGTTGTCACAACAAAGGTCTTACAGCTTGCTGTCCTGTTTGTCAAGAGAAAGAGCTTAAGGTGACTTCAAGGGCTTCAGGACAGACACTTAAGGAGGAATGTGAATGTACAAGGAGACGGCCAAGGGTACCTATTGAACATGTCTCACAAAGGGTGCTGGACACAGGAAAAGATTAA